The following proteins are encoded in a genomic region of Prochlorothrix hollandica PCC 9006 = CALU 1027:
- a CDS encoding peptidoglycan recognition protein family protein, whose amino-acid sequence MVIWVASFVLGVLIGSCGTPPSTLSEAPPLGEQLETLAVPSPAVVEQFEKPPLDASAQAIQAAAAQSAAAQSATAQSAAAQTPRVQATVAQAPRVNPPLAQNASPLAQGLPTPPYELLWADTSNYGERYSYDINGTPVYNQPIIVLHETVYSADSAINLFRTHHTDESQQASYHTLIRLNGTVVYVVPPEKRAFGAGNSVFMGANGAETVKTHKSYPPSVNNFAYHISLETPYDGQDEGETHSGYTEAQYRSLAWLVAQSSVPDDRITTHRAVDRSQSRIDPRSFDQTKFFTLLHQLRGVR is encoded by the coding sequence ATGGTGATATGGGTTGCGTCCTTTGTCTTGGGGGTGTTGATAGGGAGTTGTGGAACCCCACCGTCCACCCTCTCGGAAGCCCCACCCCTTGGCGAACAACTGGAAACCTTGGCCGTACCCTCTCCGGCAGTCGTGGAACAGTTTGAAAAACCGCCCCTGGATGCTTCGGCCCAGGCGATTCAGGCTGCTGCGGCCCAAAGTGCTGCGGCCCAAAGTGCTACGGCCCAAAGTGCTGCGGCCCAGACTCCCAGGGTCCAGGCGACGGTGGCCCAAGCCCCTAGGGTGAACCCACCGCTGGCCCAAAACGCTTCCCCTCTCGCCCAAGGTCTGCCCACGCCACCCTATGAACTGCTTTGGGCTGATACCAGTAACTATGGCGAGCGCTACAGCTATGACATCAATGGCACTCCGGTGTATAACCAGCCGATTATTGTTCTCCATGAAACGGTGTACTCGGCGGATTCTGCCATTAATCTGTTCCGCACCCACCACACCGATGAAAGTCAACAAGCCAGCTACCATACATTGATCCGCCTCAATGGCACGGTGGTTTATGTGGTGCCCCCAGAAAAACGGGCCTTTGGGGCCGGTAATTCCGTGTTCATGGGAGCTAATGGCGCAGAAACCGTCAAAACCCATAAAAGCTATCCCCCTTCCGTTAATAATTTTGCCTATCATATTTCCCTAGAAACTCCCTATGATGGCCAGGATGAGGGAGAAACCCACAGTGGTTACACGGAGGCTCAGTACCGTTCCCTGGCCTGGTTGGTGGCCCAAAGTTCAGTGCCCGATGACCGCATCACCACCCATCGAGCCGTCGATCGCTCCCAATCTCGCATTGATCCCCGCAGCTTTGACCAAACCAAATTTT